The Salvelinus sp. IW2-2015 linkage group LG31, ASM291031v2, whole genome shotgun sequence genome window below encodes:
- the LOC111955733 gene encoding cytosolic non-specific dipeptidase: MAHLPELFKYVDEHQELYIERLAQWVAVQSVSAWPEKRGEIKKMMEMAAKDIEKLGGTVEMVDIGKQKLPSGEEIPLPPIVLGFLGSDPSKKTVCIYGHLDVQPAAIDDGWDTEPFTLVEKDGKLYGRGSTDDKGPVLAWFNCIEGYQKIQQELPINIKFCFEGMEESGSEGLDDLVFARKDTFLKDVDYVCISDNYWLGKTKPCITYGLRGICYFFIEMACCDKDLHSGVFGGSVHEAMTDLIALMGSLVDKKGKILVPGMYEDVAKVTDEEKKLYQKIDFDMVEYAKDVGAAKLLHDTKEAILMHRWRYPSLSLHGIEGAFSDGGAKTVIPRKVIGKFSIRLVPDMDPKVVEKQVIGHLEKKFAELESPNKLKVYMGHGAKAWVSDFNHPHYMAGRKAIKTVFGVEPDLTREGGSIPVTLTFQEATGRNVMLLPMGSSDDGAHSQNEKLNRTNYIQGIKMLGAYFHEVSQLE; encoded by the exons ATGGCTCATCTTCCAGAACTTTTTAAATATGTGGACGAACACCAGGAGCTGTACATTGAG CGTCTTGCCCAATGGGTGGCTGTACAGAGTGTGTCTGCCTGGCCAGAGAAGCGTGGGGAGATCAAGAAGATGATGGAGATGGCAGCCAAGGACATTGAGAAGCTGGGGGGCACAGTGGAGATGGTGGACATAGGAAAACAGAAG CTTCCCTCCGGAGAGGAGATCCCCTTGCCACCCATCGTCCTGGGTTTCTTGGGCTCCGACCCGAGTAAGAAGACTGTGTGCATCTACGGCCACCTGGATGTCCAGCCAGCTGCCATCGATGACGGCTGGGACACGGAGCCCTTCACTCTGGTGGAGAAAGATG GGAAGCTCTATGGCCGAGGCTCAACAGACGACAAAGGCCCAGTGTTGGCCTGGTTCAACTGTATCGAGGGCTACCAGAAGATCCAACAG GAGCTTCCCATCAACATCAAGTTCTGCTTCGAGGGCATGGAGGAATCCGGCTCGGAGGGCCTGGACGATCTGGTGTTCGCCCGCAAAGACACCTTCCTGAAGGACGTGGATTACGTGTGCATCTCAGACAACTATTGGCTGGGCAAAACCAAGCCCTGCATCACCTATGGACTGAGGGGAATCTGCTACTTCTTCATTGAG ATGGCGTGCTGTGACAAGGACCTCCATTCTGGGGTGTTTGGAGGCTCTGTCCATGAAGCCATGACCGACCTCATCGCACTGATGg GCTCCCTGGTGGACAAGAAGGGGAAGATCCTGGTCCCGGGGATGTATGAAGACGTGGCCAAGGTCACAGATGAGGAAAAGAAACTGTACCAGAAGATCGACTTTGACATGGTGGAGTATGCCAAGGACGTTGGAGCTGCGAAGCTCCTACACGACACCAAG GAGGCTATCCTGATGCACCGCTGGAggtacccctccctctccctgcacGGCATCGAGGGGGCCTTCTCCGACGGAGGTGCTAAGACCGTCATTCCCCGCAAGGTCATCGGCAAGTTCTCCATCCGCCTGGTCCCGGACATGGACCCCAAAGTGGTGGAGAAACAG GTTATTGGCCACCTGGAGAAGAAGTTTGCTGAGCTGGAGAGTCCCAACAAGCTGAAGGTGTACATGGGCCATGGGGCCAAGGCCTGGGTGTCCGACTTCAACCATCCCCATTACATGGCTGGTAGAAAGGCCATCAAGACAG TGTTCGGTGTGGAGCCTGACCTGACACGGGAAGGCGGCAGCATCCCCGTAACCCTGACCTTCCAGGAAGCCACCGGCCGTAACGTCATGCTGCTGCCCATGGGCTCGTCTGACGACGGAGCACATTCACAGAATGAGAAACTCAACAG GACAAACTACATCCAGGGCATCAAGATGCTCGGCGCATACTTCCACGAGGTCTCCCAGTTGGAGTAA